Proteins from one Muntiacus reevesi chromosome X, mMunRee1.1, whole genome shotgun sequence genomic window:
- the LOC136154646 gene encoding melanoma-associated antigen 10-like — translation MVKFLLRKYRTKESTSDTELLNTVLRDNQEEYLVVFRQAVECILLIFGVGVKEVDPRKYIYIMVPSLGLTFDAMQRGVQGLPKAGLILQNRDLGLEEEIWGALTKMRVYVVREHSMFGEPRELLTQVWVREGYLEYRQVPDCTPARFDFLWGPRAFVETSKEKFTEYLLRVNRRAFRSFSLPSAEDVREEVGRP, via the coding sequence ATGGTGAAGTTCCTGCTCCGCAAGTATCGAACCAAGGAGTCAACCTCTGATACTGAATTGCTGAATAcggtcctcagggataaccaggaggAGTACCTGGTGGTCTTCCGCCAAGCAGTTGAGTGCATTCTGCTGATCTTTGGCGTGGGTGTGAAGGAGGTAGACCCCAGGAAGTACATCTACATCATggttccctccctgggcctcacctTTGATGCAATGCAGAGAGGTGTGCAGGGCCTGCCCAAGGCCGGCCTGATCCTCCAGAATAGGGATCTCGGCCTTGAGGAGGAGATCTGGGGAGCACTCACCAAGATGAGGGTGTATGTTGTGAGGGAGCACTCCATGTTTGGCGAGCCCAGGGAActgctgacccaagtgtgggtgcgggagggGTACCTGGAGTACCGGCAGGTGCCTGATTGCACCCCTGCTCGCTTCGacttcctgtggggtccccgggcctTTGTGGAGACCAGCAAGGAGAAATTCACGGAGTATCTGCTCAGGGTCAACCGAAGGGCTTTTAGGTCCTTCTcactcccttctgcagaggatgtgagggaggaggtaGGGCGaccctga